One genomic region from Carnobacterium alterfunditum DSM 5972 encodes:
- a CDS encoding RepB family plasmid replication initiator protein gives MQISDRNKSQKVIHMEDLYLQKTVEHNDLVTSVAKMDKVPLKFFELAVSCLNTEHTPENNTVFLSKKTLFSFFKAEDNDKHARFKKALTTLHRQSIFEVQEVNAKGKLNFKIISPISSSEWNDYNDVVAIKFTEDIMPYLIDLKRNFTQYLITDIMELNSKYSIILYKWFSMNYNQYDTYKGTSKRTKNQINQMKNPYIDIQELRKMTNTVSEYERIFDFEKNILKTALEEINKHTHFSITYDKIKKGRSISGIQFYIDKKVAKNSLPYKENDSEYIKDKVQQEQEQQELFNKAVQNKYTTILGENLLIGFRDMQDVTKMANLQKQVYPLYDELKKLRGMNGVKYHVSYVANHKNGAESQLQNIVKYLKRSIEQYLQIVKIQNID, from the coding sequence ATGCAAATTTCAGATCGCAATAAGTCTCAAAAGGTTATACATATGGAAGATTTATATCTTCAAAAAACAGTAGAACATAATGATTTGGTGACTAGTGTAGCTAAAATGGATAAAGTTCCTTTGAAATTTTTTGAGTTGGCAGTATCTTGTTTGAATACTGAACATACTCCTGAAAATAATACGGTTTTTTTGTCGAAAAAAACTCTTTTTTCTTTTTTTAAAGCAGAAGATAATGATAAACATGCTCGGTTCAAAAAAGCTTTAACTACTCTTCATAGACAATCTATTTTTGAGGTTCAAGAAGTAAATGCAAAAGGAAAATTAAATTTTAAAATTATTTCTCCTATTTCCAGTAGTGAATGGAATGATTATAATGATGTTGTAGCAATTAAATTTACAGAAGATATTATGCCCTATCTGATTGATTTAAAACGTAATTTTACCCAATATCTGATTACCGATATTATGGAATTGAATAGTAAATATAGTATTATTTTATATAAATGGTTTTCTATGAATTATAATCAATATGATACTTACAAAGGTACAAGTAAACGTACGAAAAATCAGATTAATCAAATGAAAAATCCTTATATTGATATTCAAGAATTACGTAAAATGACAAATACAGTAAGTGAATATGAAAGAATATTTGATTTTGAAAAAAACATTCTAAAAACAGCTTTAGAAGAAATAAATAAACATACACATTTTTCTATTACTTATGACAAAATAAAAAAAGGACGTTCGATTTCAGGAATTCAATTTTACATCGATAAAAAAGTTGCAAAAAATTCCTTACCTTATAAAGAGAATGATTCGGAATATATTAAAGATAAAGTACAACAAGAACAAGAACAGCAGGAGCTTTTTAATAAGGCTGTACAAAACAAATATACGACTATATTAGGAGAAAATTTATTGATTGGATTTCGAGATATGCAAGATGTTACTAAAATGGCTAATCTACAAAAGCAAGTCTATCCTCTTTATGACGAATTAAAAAAATTACGCGGAATGAACGGAGTTAAATATCATGTTAGTTACGTAGCTAACCATAAAAATGGGGCGGAATCTCAATTGCAAAACATAGTAAAATATCTAAAACGTTCAATTGAGCAATATTTACAAATAGTAAAAATTCAAAATATAGATTAA
- a CDS encoding DUF536 domain-containing protein → MSDNRVQIIVRATKEEKEKLKEIAKSKKKSMNQLILDSVINIDNDSTDDSAENIKDSSVDSTIINIFKDQLESKDKQIDKLQNLLDQQQQLSLQTNKHIEQLQFQLSNETIEQSTNNPLVNDDFEDTSEDFEKKGFLSRFFKK, encoded by the coding sequence TTGTCAGATAACCGTGTTCAAATCATTGTCAGAGCTACAAAAGAAGAAAAAGAAAAACTTAAAGAAATTGCAAAATCAAAAAAAAAGTCTATGAATCAATTAATCCTAGATAGCGTGATTAATATCGATAATGATAGCACAGATGATAGCGCGGAAAATATCAAAGATAGCTCCGTTGATAGCACAATTATTAATATCTTTAAAGATCAATTAGAGAGTAAAGATAAGCAAATTGATAAGTTACAAAATCTACTGGATCAACAACAACAATTATCCCTTCAAACGAATAAACATATTGAACAATTACAGTTTCAATTATCTAATGAAACTATAGAACAATCGACTAATAATCCTCTAGTTAATGATGATTTTGAAGACACTTCCGAAGATTTTGAAAAAAAAGGTTTTTTAAGTCGCTTTTTCAAAAAATGA
- a CDS encoding type II toxin-antitoxin system Phd/YefM family antitoxin, with the protein MEAVAYSNFRQNLRSYMKQVNEDADTLIVTNKNVEDTVVVLSKRDYDSMQETLRVLSNEYVMDKLRRGDQQFSEGNFKTHDLIEVSLDD; encoded by the coding sequence ATGGAAGCTGTTGCTTACTCAAATTTTCGTCAAAATTTACGCAGCTATATGAAACAAGTAAATGAAGATGCGGATACATTAATTGTAACGAATAAAAATGTTGAAGATACTGTTGTAGTCTTATCAAAAAGAGATTATGATTCTATGCAAGAAACATTACGAGTATTATCCAATGAGTATGTCATGGATAAACTACGACGTGGGGATCAACAATTTTCTGAAGGTAATTTTAAAACTCATGATTTAATTGAGGTTAGCTTAGATGATTAA